A single Roseinatronobacter monicus DNA region contains:
- the hisS gene encoding histidine--tRNA ligase, with translation MAKNKGPRRPKAETPKGFRDYFGAEVTARKAMLDRIAAVYHRYGFDALETSAVETVEALGKFLPDVDRPNEGVFAWEEDSDWLALRYDLTAPLARVAAQYRNDLPTPYRRYAMGPVWRNEKPGPGRFRQFYQCDADTVGAASVAADAEICAMLADALEEVGIPRGDYVIRVNNRKVLNGVMEVAGILDPAEPTKFEHERGIVLRAIDKLDRLGVEGVRALLGEGRKDESGDFTKGAGLGDEQIAPLMAFLNAPQEAMARSKQIRDFVSNTKDDGSPINVIGGQGVAEEFSRLFAALLRAPNESPSPANHYWNHAALSTLREIVGESSEGKQGTSELTEIITLLTAQGYGPDRIIIDPSVVRGLGYYTGPVFEAELTFEILDEKGRPRQFGSVAGGGRYDDLVKRFTGQAVPATGVSIGVDRLLAALAAKGRLEDAAQGPVVVTVMDRARMADYMGMVNELRTAGIRAEMYLGNPKNFGNQLKYADKRQSPVAIIQGEDEAARDVVQVKDLILGAKLAVDATLEEWKSQPAQVEVPRADLVATVREIMGRHG, from the coding sequence ATGGCGAAAAACAAGGGCCCCAGACGCCCCAAGGCCGAGACGCCCAAGGGCTTTCGCGATTATTTCGGCGCGGAAGTGACCGCGCGCAAGGCCATGCTGGACCGGATTGCGGCGGTGTATCATCGCTACGGATTTGATGCGCTGGAAACATCCGCCGTGGAGACGGTCGAGGCGCTGGGCAAGTTCCTGCCCGATGTGGACCGCCCCAATGAAGGCGTGTTCGCATGGGAGGAAGACAGCGACTGGCTGGCGCTGCGCTACGATTTGACGGCCCCTTTGGCGCGGGTGGCGGCGCAGTATCGCAACGACCTGCCGACCCCCTACCGCCGCTATGCGATGGGGCCGGTCTGGCGCAATGAAAAGCCCGGTCCGGGGCGGTTCCGGCAGTTTTATCAGTGCGATGCGGATACAGTCGGGGCGGCATCGGTGGCGGCGGATGCCGAGATTTGCGCGATGCTGGCGGATGCTTTGGAAGAGGTCGGAATTCCGCGCGGGGATTATGTGATCCGTGTGAACAATCGCAAGGTGCTGAACGGGGTGATGGAGGTTGCGGGGATACTGGACCCTGCGGAACCGACCAAGTTCGAGCATGAGCGCGGGATCGTGCTACGCGCCATCGACAAGCTGGACCGGCTGGGAGTTGAGGGCGTACGCGCGCTGCTGGGTGAGGGGCGCAAGGATGAGAGCGGGGATTTCACGAAGGGGGCGGGGCTGGGTGACGAACAGATCGCGCCTTTGATGGCATTTTTGAACGCCCCTCAGGAAGCGATGGCCCGCAGCAAGCAAATAAGAGATTTTGTTAGCAATACTAAGGATGATGGTTCTCCGATTAATGTTATCGGTGGGCAGGGTGTAGCAGAGGAATTCTCTCGTTTGTTCGCTGCTCTCTTGCGTGCTCCTAACGAAAGTCCGTCCCCCGCAAACCATTATTGGAATCATGCGGCTCTTAGCACCCTTCGAGAAATCGTAGGCGAGTCATCAGAAGGAAAGCAGGGCACAAGTGAGTTAACCGAAATTATCACACTCCTTACCGCCCAAGGCTATGGCCCTGACCGCATCATCATCGACCCTTCGGTCGTGCGTGGCCTCGGCTATTACACTGGTCCGGTCTTCGAGGCCGAACTGACCTTTGAAATTCTTGATGAAAAAGGCCGCCCGCGCCAGTTTGGCTCTGTCGCAGGGGGCGGGCGCTATGATGATCTGGTCAAGCGCTTCACAGGTCAGGCTGTGCCTGCAACGGGCGTCAGTATCGGGGTGGACCGTTTGTTGGCCGCCCTTGCCGCCAAGGGGCGGCTGGAGGATGCGGCACAGGGGCCGGTGGTCGTGACCGTCATGGACCGCGCGCGCATGGCCGATTACATGGGCATGGTGAATGAGTTGCGCACCGCTGGCATTCGCGCCGAGATGTATCTGGGCAACCCCAAGAATTTCGGCAACCAGTTGAAATACGCCGATAAACGCCAAAGTCCTGTTGCCATCATTCAAGGTGAGGATGAGGCCGCGCGCGATGTGGTGCAGGTGAAAGACCTGATCCTTGGCGCGAAACTGGCCGTTGATGCCACGCTTGAAGAATGGAAATCCCAGCCCGCGCAGGTCGAAGTGCCGCGCGCCGATTTGGTGGCCACAGTGCGCGAGATTATGGGGCGGCACGGATGA